A genomic window from Lutra lutra chromosome 17, mLutLut1.2, whole genome shotgun sequence includes:
- the PEG3 gene encoding paternally-expressed gene 3 protein isoform X1 codes for MLPPKYLSATKPKKSWAPDLYELDSDLTKEPDATVREGATDPEFFHQRFRNFLYVEFVGPRKTLFKLRNLCLDWLQPETRTKEEIIELLVLEQYLTILPEKIKPWVRAKKPENCEKLVTLLENYKGMYEPGDDNSSDLLSEDSMSRKGAESPPPRSASSFCSDRDREWDQDWDQDRDRNRDWGLDWDRERERRGRSRDLESRDRWPYTRNPRSRLPQRDLSLPLMEKTTFAMERERKRRDSVMDYESRSQDAVSYQDVVNLTEDRKPQNPIQDNMENYRKLLSLGVQLAEDDGHSHMTQGHSSRSKRSAYPSTSRGLKTMPETKKSTHRRGICEDESSHGVIMEKFIKDVSRNSKSGRARDSNDRSQRFSRRPDNDWKEASFNKRESVIQERGYEGNAFGGSYNCNSSLVSKKRVLERKRRYQFDTDGKGSIHEQKGYARKRPFECSEMRKAMSMSSLSAPSFTESHPLDFGAMSYVCDECGRSFSVISEFVEHQIMHTRENLYEYGESFIHSVAVSEVQKSQAGGKRFECKECGETFNKSAALAEHRKIHAREHLAECNDEEYEEPFMPSPTFSELQKIYGKDKFYECKVCKETFLHSSALIEHQKTHGKDDKDNERGEAFKPSPPLNEVPKMYGKEKMYECKVCGETFHHSSSLKEHQKIHTRGNLFENKGKVCEETFIPGQSLKRRQKSYSKEKLYDFKDGGDAFRQSSDLGEHQKIHSRKNLYEGRGYEKSVIHSVPFTESQKSHTITRPPESEEDEKAFTISSNPDDGQKIPTKENACERKPYERSVIHSVAFAKAQKSHSAVGPSKPQVIAESTQSSGVTEHQKVHAGENSEGKKYEMSVIHSLASFRPPRNCNGNEVVECDQKGESSTHISDPRDKQQKTPARENPYEGAKSNNYKDSVIQSVSRIEPPRSLTSQGSSESSVPSSNVREHQKARAKKKNIERRNHETSVIHSLRFGEPHTFRPRERFYECPVCGESFVRNSDLTEHQKIHDRKKPSGSKNYEQSVIRSLASTDPQTSYAEQAQTSYAEHPGQMRYSEQPAQTSYAKPPAPANSTKPPAPVSYPKQIGPTNYIAHPVQISYPENPMQMSYIKQTAPLSFTKEPAPLSFIKDPAALSFLKEPAPLSFIKQPASLSYTEEQAQTSYAEQQVHNKCKECGDCFATIEELGAHQKIYAREEFHGRKLFGSSVIQGIGLDGPRQVEPRQDDPDEQDEQDETEDAIYGCKDCGLGFADRADLKDHQKVHGREYLTDSREYTHSVIHTHSVSEYQKDYTGEQLYECPACGESFVHSSFLFEHQKIHEQDQFFGHRRYEEPFMQPLVINPRRPRAPQKNPPAGTSLQCHVCGQDFIHGSVLSEHMRIHTGEDLPEQDQRSEDAVSPGLALTEFQRSQTEEKHYECKTCGESFLNQSDLREHMRVHEKDEPYDYGATFVHTSFLTEPPKRDSPFYECKDCGKSFIHNTVLTKHQKLHLEEEEEEGAQEVEANVLVPREVLRIQGSNVEAAEPEVEAAEPEVEAAEPNVEAAEPNGEAEGPDGEAAEPNGEAEQPNGEAEQPNGDADEPDGAGIEDPEERAEEPEGKAEEPEGDADEPDGAGIEDPEEEGEDQEIQVEEPYYDCRECGETFTSNSTYGEHLKTHARVIIFEPGSVYGESSRYTEHASTSTSDNDRADDKYFKCDVCGQLFSDRLSLARHQNTHTG; via the exons atgcTGCCTCCAAAGTACTTGTCTGCCACCAAACCCAAGAAGTCTTGGGCCCCAGATCTATATGAGCTAGACAGTGACTTGACTAAGGAGCCGGATGCCACCGTAAGAGAAGGTGCAACTGACCCTGAATTCTTTCATCAGAGGTTTCGAAATTTCCTCTACGTGGAATTTGTTGGGCCTCGGAAGACGCTGTTCAAACTCCGAAACCTCTGCCTTGATTGGCTGCAGCCGGAGACTCGCACCAAGGAGGAGATTATTGAGCTCTTGGTCCTTGAGCAGTACCTGACCATCCTTCCAGAAAAGATAAAGCCTTGGGTGCGGGCAAAAAAGCCAGAGAACTGTGAGAAGCTAGTTACTCTGCTGGAAAATTACAAGGGGATGTATGAGCCAGGAG ACGACAACAGCAGTGACCTCCTCAGCGAAGACAGCATGAGCCGGAAGGGAGCAGAGTCCCCGCCGCCGCGCTCCGCCTCTTCTTTCTGCA GTGACCGGGACCGGGAATGGGACCAGGACTGGGATCAGGACCGGGACCGGAATCGGGACTGGGGGCTGGACTGGGACCGGGAGCGGgaacggagagggagaagcagagacctGGAGTCTCGAGACCGCTGGCCATACACCAGGAATCCCAGAAGCA GACTTCCTCAACGGgatctttcccttcctctgatGGAGAAAACAACTTTTGCGATGGAAAGGGAGCGCAAACGTAGGGACTCCGTGATGGATTATGAGTCAAGATCTCAG GATGCAGTGTCATACCAGGACGTTGTGAACCTGACTGAGGACAGGAAGCCTCAGAACCCAATTCAGGACAACATGGAGAACTATAGGAAGCTGCTCTCCCTGG GGGTTCAACTTGCCGAAGACGATGGTCACTCCCATATGACACAAGGCCATTCATCAAGGTCAAAGAGAAGTGCCTACCCGAGCACCAGTCGAG GTCTGAAAACCATGCCTGAAACCAAAAAGTCAACCCATCGGCGGGGAATTTGTGAAGATGAATCTTCCCACGGGGTGATAATGGAAAAATTCATCAAGGATGTTTCACGAAACTCCAAATCGGGAAGGGCCAGGGACTCTAATGATCGGTCACAGAGGTTCTCCAGAAGGCCAGACAATGATTGGAAAGAAGCTTCATTCAACAAGAGGGAGTCGGTGATTCAGGAGAGGGGCTATGAAGGGAATGCTTTTGGGGGAAGCTATAATTGTAACTCAAGTCTTGTTTCCAAAAAGAGAGTTCTTGAAAGAAAAAGGCGCTATCAGTTTGACACAGATGGGAAGGGCTCCATTCATGAGCAGAAAGGCTATGCAAGGAAGAGACCTTTTGAATGTAGTGAAATGAGAAAAGCCATGAGCATGAGCAGTCTTAGTGCCCCCTCCTTCACTGAGTcgcacccacttgattttggggcAATGTCCTATGTGTGTGATGAGTGTGGGAGGTCTTTCAGTGTGATTTCAGAATTTGTCGAACATCAGATCATGCATACTAGAGAGAATCTCTATGAGTATGGCGAATCGTTTATTCACAGTGTGGCTGTCAGTGAGGTTCAGAAAAGCCAGGCTGGGGGGAAACGCTTCGAATGTAAGGAGTGTGGGGAAACCTTCAATAAGAGTGCCGCCCTTGCCGAACATCGGAAAATTCATGCTAGAGAGCATCTTGCAGAATGTAATGATGAAGAGTACGAGGAGCCCTTCATGCCTAGCCCAACCTTCAGCGAGCTTCAGAAAATATATGGAAAGGATAAATTTTATGAATGTAAGGTGTGTAAGGAAACCTTCCTTCATAGTTCTGCCCTGATTGAACACCAGAAAACCCATGGTAAAGATGACAAAGATAATGAGCGTGGGGAAGCCTTTAAACCTAGCCCACCCCTTAATGAAGTTCCGAAAATGTATGGTAAAGAGAAAATGTATGAATGTAAGGTGTGCGGGGAGACTTTCCATCATAGCTCATCCCTGAAAGAACATCAGAAGATCCATACTAGAGgaaacttatttgaaaataagggTAAAGTGTGTGAGGAAACCTTTATTCCTGGTCAGTCCCTTAAAAGGCGTCAGAAATCTTACTCCAAAGAGAAGCTCTATGACTTTAAAGATGGTGGGGATGCCTTTAGGCAAAGCTCAGACCTCGGTGAGCATCAGAAAATTCATTCTCGAAAGAACCTCTATGAAGGCAGAGGGTACGAGAAGTCTGTCATTCATAGCGTGCCCTTCACTGAATCTCAGAAGAGTCATACTATAACAAGACCACCTGAAAGCGAGGAGGATGAGAAGGCGTTCACCATCAGCTCTAACCCTGATGATGGCCAGAAGATTCCTACTAAAGAAAATGCCTGTGAGAGAAAACCGTATGAGAGGTCTGTTATTCATAGCGTAGCCTTTGCTAAAGCTCAGAAAAGTCACAGTGCAGTGGGGCCCAGTAAACCACAAGTGATTGCAGAGTCTACCCAGAGCTCAGGTGTTACTGAACATCAGAAAGTCCATGCTGGAGAGAATTCcgaaggaaagaaatatgaaatgtcTGTTATCCATAGCTTAGCTTCTTTCAGGCCTCCCAGAAATTGCAACGGAAATGAAGTTGTTGAATGTGATCAGAAGGGGGAATCCTCCACTCACATTTCCGACCCTCGTGATAAGCAACAGAAAACTCCTGCCAGAGAGAACCCTTATGAAGGGGCTAAGAGTAACAACTACAAGGACTCTGTTATACAAAGTGTGTCCCGTATCGAACCTCCGAGAAGTCTGACTAGTCAGGGGTCCAGTGAATCGTCTGTTCCCAGCTCCAATGTCCGCGAACATCAGAAGGCtcgtgctaaaaaaaaaaacattgagcGTAGGAACCACGAGACCTCTGTAATTCACTCCCTACGTTTTGGTGAACCTCATACATTTCGCCCTAGAGAGAGATTCTATGAATGTCCAGTGTGTGGAGAATCCTTTGTTCGTAATTCCGACCTCACCGAGCATCAAAAGATTCATGATAGAAAGAAGCCCTCTGGAAGTAAAAACTATGAACAATCTGTAATTCGCAGCTTAGCCTCTACTGACCCTCAGACAAGTTATGCTGAACAAGCACAGACGAGTTACGCCGAACACCCGGGGCAGATGAGATACTCCGAACAACCAGCACAGACAAGTTACGCTAAACCCCCAGCACCAGCGAATTCCACTAAACCCCCAGCGCCGGTGAGTTACCCTAAACAAATAGGGCCGACAAATTACATTGCACACCCAGTGCAGATAAGTTACCCTGAAAACCCCATGCAGATGAGTTACATTAAACAAACAGCACCACTGAGTTTCACTAAAGAACCAGCACCGCTGAGTTTCATTAAAGACCCAGCAGCGCTGAGTTTCCTTAAAGAACCAGCACCACTGAGTTTCATTAAACAGCCAGCATCACTGAGTTACACTGAAGAGCAAGCACAGACGAGTTACGCTGAACAGCAGGTGCACAACAAATGTAAGGAGTGTGGGGACTGTTTCGCCACCATTGAAGAGCTTGGGGCACATCAGAAGATCTATGCCCGAGAAGAATTCCATGGCCGGAAGCTCTTTGGAAGCTCTGTTATTCAGGGCATAGGCCTTGATGGGCCTCGGCAGGTAGAGCCTCGGCAGGATGACCCAGATGAGCAGGACGAGCAGGATGAGACTGAAGACGCAATCTATGGATGTAAGGACTGTGGGCTGGGTTTTGCAGACCGCGCAGACCTGAAGGATCACCAGAAGGTTCATGGCAGAGAGTATCTCACTGATAGTCGTGAGTACACACATTCTGTAATCCATACCCATTCTGTCAGTGAATATCAGAAAGATTATACTGGGGAGCAGCTCTACGAATGCCCTGCCTGTGGGGAATCTTTTGTTCACAGCTCATTCCTTTTTGAGCATCAGAAAATCCATGAGCAAGATCAATTCTTTGGCCATAGAAGGTATGAGGAGCCTTTTATGCAACCCTTGGTCATTAACCCACGGAGGCCTCGTGCCCCACAGAAGAATCCTCCTGCAGGAACATCCCTTCAGTGCCACGTGTGTGGACAAGACTTCATTCATGGCTCTGTCCTTAGTGAACATATGAGAATTCACACTGGTGAGGATTTACCGGAGCAGGACCAGAGAAGTGAAGATGCAGTCAGTCCAGGCTTGGCCCTTACTGAGTTTCAGAGAAGTCAGACCGAAGAGAAACACTATGAATGTAAAACATGCGGAGAATCCTTCCTCAATCAGTCAGACCTTAGGGAGCACATGAGAGTTCATGAGAAAGATGAGCCCTATGATTATGGGGCCACCTTTGTTCACACCTCATTTCTCACTGAGCCTCCTAAAAGAGATTCACCATTCTATGAATGCAAGGACTGTGGGAAGTCCTTCATTCACAACACAGTTCTCACAAAACATCAGAAGCTTCAtcttgaagaggaagaagaagaaggagccCAGGAGGTGGAAGCCAATGTCCTTGTTCCAAGAGAAGTTCTGCGGATCCAGGGATCAAATGTAGAAGCTGCTGAGCCAGAGGTGGAGGCTGCTGAACCAGAGGTGGAGGCTGCTGAGCCTAACGTAGAGGCCGCTGAGCCCAATGGAGAGGCCGAAGGGCCAGATGGGGAGGCTGCGGAGCCAAATGGGGAGGCCGAACAGCCCAATGGAGAGGCTGAACAGCCCAATGGAGATGCTGATGAGCCAGATGGTGCAGGGATTGAAGACCCAGAAGAAAGAGCTGAGGAGCCGGAGGGAAAGGCTGAAGAGCCAGAGGGAGATGCTGACGAGCCAGATGGGGCAGGGATTGAAGACCCAGAAGAAGAAGGTGAGGATCAGGAGATTCAGGTTGAAGAACCATACTATGACTGTAGGGAGTGTGGAGAAACCTTCACCTCCAACTCAACCTATGGTGAGCACCTGAAAACCCATGCCAGGGTGATAATATTTGAGCCTGGAAGTGTCTATGGGGAAAGCTCACGCTACACTGAACATGCCAGCACCAGCACTAGTGACAACGATAGGGCTGATGACAAGTACTTCAAATGTGATGTCTGTGGGCAGCTTTTCAGTGATCGCCTGTCCCTTGCTAGACACCAGAATACTCATACTGGCTGA
- the PEG3 gene encoding paternally-expressed gene 3 protein isoform X2, translated as MYEPGDDNSSDLLSEDSMSRKGAESPPPRSASSFCSDRDREWDQDWDQDRDRNRDWGLDWDRERERRGRSRDLESRDRWPYTRNPRSRLPQRDLSLPLMEKTTFAMERERKRRDSVMDYESRSQDAVSYQDVVNLTEDRKPQNPIQDNMENYRKLLSLGVQLAEDDGHSHMTQGHSSRSKRSAYPSTSRGLKTMPETKKSTHRRGICEDESSHGVIMEKFIKDVSRNSKSGRARDSNDRSQRFSRRPDNDWKEASFNKRESVIQERGYEGNAFGGSYNCNSSLVSKKRVLERKRRYQFDTDGKGSIHEQKGYARKRPFECSEMRKAMSMSSLSAPSFTESHPLDFGAMSYVCDECGRSFSVISEFVEHQIMHTRENLYEYGESFIHSVAVSEVQKSQAGGKRFECKECGETFNKSAALAEHRKIHAREHLAECNDEEYEEPFMPSPTFSELQKIYGKDKFYECKVCKETFLHSSALIEHQKTHGKDDKDNERGEAFKPSPPLNEVPKMYGKEKMYECKVCGETFHHSSSLKEHQKIHTRGNLFENKGKVCEETFIPGQSLKRRQKSYSKEKLYDFKDGGDAFRQSSDLGEHQKIHSRKNLYEGRGYEKSVIHSVPFTESQKSHTITRPPESEEDEKAFTISSNPDDGQKIPTKENACERKPYERSVIHSVAFAKAQKSHSAVGPSKPQVIAESTQSSGVTEHQKVHAGENSEGKKYEMSVIHSLASFRPPRNCNGNEVVECDQKGESSTHISDPRDKQQKTPARENPYEGAKSNNYKDSVIQSVSRIEPPRSLTSQGSSESSVPSSNVREHQKARAKKKNIERRNHETSVIHSLRFGEPHTFRPRERFYECPVCGESFVRNSDLTEHQKIHDRKKPSGSKNYEQSVIRSLASTDPQTSYAEQAQTSYAEHPGQMRYSEQPAQTSYAKPPAPANSTKPPAPVSYPKQIGPTNYIAHPVQISYPENPMQMSYIKQTAPLSFTKEPAPLSFIKDPAALSFLKEPAPLSFIKQPASLSYTEEQAQTSYAEQQVHNKCKECGDCFATIEELGAHQKIYAREEFHGRKLFGSSVIQGIGLDGPRQVEPRQDDPDEQDEQDETEDAIYGCKDCGLGFADRADLKDHQKVHGREYLTDSREYTHSVIHTHSVSEYQKDYTGEQLYECPACGESFVHSSFLFEHQKIHEQDQFFGHRRYEEPFMQPLVINPRRPRAPQKNPPAGTSLQCHVCGQDFIHGSVLSEHMRIHTGEDLPEQDQRSEDAVSPGLALTEFQRSQTEEKHYECKTCGESFLNQSDLREHMRVHEKDEPYDYGATFVHTSFLTEPPKRDSPFYECKDCGKSFIHNTVLTKHQKLHLEEEEEEGAQEVEANVLVPREVLRIQGSNVEAAEPEVEAAEPEVEAAEPNVEAAEPNGEAEGPDGEAAEPNGEAEQPNGEAEQPNGDADEPDGAGIEDPEERAEEPEGKAEEPEGDADEPDGAGIEDPEEEGEDQEIQVEEPYYDCRECGETFTSNSTYGEHLKTHARVIIFEPGSVYGESSRYTEHASTSTSDNDRADDKYFKCDVCGQLFSDRLSLARHQNTHTG; from the exons ATGTATGAGCCAGGAG ACGACAACAGCAGTGACCTCCTCAGCGAAGACAGCATGAGCCGGAAGGGAGCAGAGTCCCCGCCGCCGCGCTCCGCCTCTTCTTTCTGCA GTGACCGGGACCGGGAATGGGACCAGGACTGGGATCAGGACCGGGACCGGAATCGGGACTGGGGGCTGGACTGGGACCGGGAGCGGgaacggagagggagaagcagagacctGGAGTCTCGAGACCGCTGGCCATACACCAGGAATCCCAGAAGCA GACTTCCTCAACGGgatctttcccttcctctgatGGAGAAAACAACTTTTGCGATGGAAAGGGAGCGCAAACGTAGGGACTCCGTGATGGATTATGAGTCAAGATCTCAG GATGCAGTGTCATACCAGGACGTTGTGAACCTGACTGAGGACAGGAAGCCTCAGAACCCAATTCAGGACAACATGGAGAACTATAGGAAGCTGCTCTCCCTGG GGGTTCAACTTGCCGAAGACGATGGTCACTCCCATATGACACAAGGCCATTCATCAAGGTCAAAGAGAAGTGCCTACCCGAGCACCAGTCGAG GTCTGAAAACCATGCCTGAAACCAAAAAGTCAACCCATCGGCGGGGAATTTGTGAAGATGAATCTTCCCACGGGGTGATAATGGAAAAATTCATCAAGGATGTTTCACGAAACTCCAAATCGGGAAGGGCCAGGGACTCTAATGATCGGTCACAGAGGTTCTCCAGAAGGCCAGACAATGATTGGAAAGAAGCTTCATTCAACAAGAGGGAGTCGGTGATTCAGGAGAGGGGCTATGAAGGGAATGCTTTTGGGGGAAGCTATAATTGTAACTCAAGTCTTGTTTCCAAAAAGAGAGTTCTTGAAAGAAAAAGGCGCTATCAGTTTGACACAGATGGGAAGGGCTCCATTCATGAGCAGAAAGGCTATGCAAGGAAGAGACCTTTTGAATGTAGTGAAATGAGAAAAGCCATGAGCATGAGCAGTCTTAGTGCCCCCTCCTTCACTGAGTcgcacccacttgattttggggcAATGTCCTATGTGTGTGATGAGTGTGGGAGGTCTTTCAGTGTGATTTCAGAATTTGTCGAACATCAGATCATGCATACTAGAGAGAATCTCTATGAGTATGGCGAATCGTTTATTCACAGTGTGGCTGTCAGTGAGGTTCAGAAAAGCCAGGCTGGGGGGAAACGCTTCGAATGTAAGGAGTGTGGGGAAACCTTCAATAAGAGTGCCGCCCTTGCCGAACATCGGAAAATTCATGCTAGAGAGCATCTTGCAGAATGTAATGATGAAGAGTACGAGGAGCCCTTCATGCCTAGCCCAACCTTCAGCGAGCTTCAGAAAATATATGGAAAGGATAAATTTTATGAATGTAAGGTGTGTAAGGAAACCTTCCTTCATAGTTCTGCCCTGATTGAACACCAGAAAACCCATGGTAAAGATGACAAAGATAATGAGCGTGGGGAAGCCTTTAAACCTAGCCCACCCCTTAATGAAGTTCCGAAAATGTATGGTAAAGAGAAAATGTATGAATGTAAGGTGTGCGGGGAGACTTTCCATCATAGCTCATCCCTGAAAGAACATCAGAAGATCCATACTAGAGgaaacttatttgaaaataagggTAAAGTGTGTGAGGAAACCTTTATTCCTGGTCAGTCCCTTAAAAGGCGTCAGAAATCTTACTCCAAAGAGAAGCTCTATGACTTTAAAGATGGTGGGGATGCCTTTAGGCAAAGCTCAGACCTCGGTGAGCATCAGAAAATTCATTCTCGAAAGAACCTCTATGAAGGCAGAGGGTACGAGAAGTCTGTCATTCATAGCGTGCCCTTCACTGAATCTCAGAAGAGTCATACTATAACAAGACCACCTGAAAGCGAGGAGGATGAGAAGGCGTTCACCATCAGCTCTAACCCTGATGATGGCCAGAAGATTCCTACTAAAGAAAATGCCTGTGAGAGAAAACCGTATGAGAGGTCTGTTATTCATAGCGTAGCCTTTGCTAAAGCTCAGAAAAGTCACAGTGCAGTGGGGCCCAGTAAACCACAAGTGATTGCAGAGTCTACCCAGAGCTCAGGTGTTACTGAACATCAGAAAGTCCATGCTGGAGAGAATTCcgaaggaaagaaatatgaaatgtcTGTTATCCATAGCTTAGCTTCTTTCAGGCCTCCCAGAAATTGCAACGGAAATGAAGTTGTTGAATGTGATCAGAAGGGGGAATCCTCCACTCACATTTCCGACCCTCGTGATAAGCAACAGAAAACTCCTGCCAGAGAGAACCCTTATGAAGGGGCTAAGAGTAACAACTACAAGGACTCTGTTATACAAAGTGTGTCCCGTATCGAACCTCCGAGAAGTCTGACTAGTCAGGGGTCCAGTGAATCGTCTGTTCCCAGCTCCAATGTCCGCGAACATCAGAAGGCtcgtgctaaaaaaaaaaacattgagcGTAGGAACCACGAGACCTCTGTAATTCACTCCCTACGTTTTGGTGAACCTCATACATTTCGCCCTAGAGAGAGATTCTATGAATGTCCAGTGTGTGGAGAATCCTTTGTTCGTAATTCCGACCTCACCGAGCATCAAAAGATTCATGATAGAAAGAAGCCCTCTGGAAGTAAAAACTATGAACAATCTGTAATTCGCAGCTTAGCCTCTACTGACCCTCAGACAAGTTATGCTGAACAAGCACAGACGAGTTACGCCGAACACCCGGGGCAGATGAGATACTCCGAACAACCAGCACAGACAAGTTACGCTAAACCCCCAGCACCAGCGAATTCCACTAAACCCCCAGCGCCGGTGAGTTACCCTAAACAAATAGGGCCGACAAATTACATTGCACACCCAGTGCAGATAAGTTACCCTGAAAACCCCATGCAGATGAGTTACATTAAACAAACAGCACCACTGAGTTTCACTAAAGAACCAGCACCGCTGAGTTTCATTAAAGACCCAGCAGCGCTGAGTTTCCTTAAAGAACCAGCACCACTGAGTTTCATTAAACAGCCAGCATCACTGAGTTACACTGAAGAGCAAGCACAGACGAGTTACGCTGAACAGCAGGTGCACAACAAATGTAAGGAGTGTGGGGACTGTTTCGCCACCATTGAAGAGCTTGGGGCACATCAGAAGATCTATGCCCGAGAAGAATTCCATGGCCGGAAGCTCTTTGGAAGCTCTGTTATTCAGGGCATAGGCCTTGATGGGCCTCGGCAGGTAGAGCCTCGGCAGGATGACCCAGATGAGCAGGACGAGCAGGATGAGACTGAAGACGCAATCTATGGATGTAAGGACTGTGGGCTGGGTTTTGCAGACCGCGCAGACCTGAAGGATCACCAGAAGGTTCATGGCAGAGAGTATCTCACTGATAGTCGTGAGTACACACATTCTGTAATCCATACCCATTCTGTCAGTGAATATCAGAAAGATTATACTGGGGAGCAGCTCTACGAATGCCCTGCCTGTGGGGAATCTTTTGTTCACAGCTCATTCCTTTTTGAGCATCAGAAAATCCATGAGCAAGATCAATTCTTTGGCCATAGAAGGTATGAGGAGCCTTTTATGCAACCCTTGGTCATTAACCCACGGAGGCCTCGTGCCCCACAGAAGAATCCTCCTGCAGGAACATCCCTTCAGTGCCACGTGTGTGGACAAGACTTCATTCATGGCTCTGTCCTTAGTGAACATATGAGAATTCACACTGGTGAGGATTTACCGGAGCAGGACCAGAGAAGTGAAGATGCAGTCAGTCCAGGCTTGGCCCTTACTGAGTTTCAGAGAAGTCAGACCGAAGAGAAACACTATGAATGTAAAACATGCGGAGAATCCTTCCTCAATCAGTCAGACCTTAGGGAGCACATGAGAGTTCATGAGAAAGATGAGCCCTATGATTATGGGGCCACCTTTGTTCACACCTCATTTCTCACTGAGCCTCCTAAAAGAGATTCACCATTCTATGAATGCAAGGACTGTGGGAAGTCCTTCATTCACAACACAGTTCTCACAAAACATCAGAAGCTTCAtcttgaagaggaagaagaagaaggagccCAGGAGGTGGAAGCCAATGTCCTTGTTCCAAGAGAAGTTCTGCGGATCCAGGGATCAAATGTAGAAGCTGCTGAGCCAGAGGTGGAGGCTGCTGAACCAGAGGTGGAGGCTGCTGAGCCTAACGTAGAGGCCGCTGAGCCCAATGGAGAGGCCGAAGGGCCAGATGGGGAGGCTGCGGAGCCAAATGGGGAGGCCGAACAGCCCAATGGAGAGGCTGAACAGCCCAATGGAGATGCTGATGAGCCAGATGGTGCAGGGATTGAAGACCCAGAAGAAAGAGCTGAGGAGCCGGAGGGAAAGGCTGAAGAGCCAGAGGGAGATGCTGACGAGCCAGATGGGGCAGGGATTGAAGACCCAGAAGAAGAAGGTGAGGATCAGGAGATTCAGGTTGAAGAACCATACTATGACTGTAGGGAGTGTGGAGAAACCTTCACCTCCAACTCAACCTATGGTGAGCACCTGAAAACCCATGCCAGGGTGATAATATTTGAGCCTGGAAGTGTCTATGGGGAAAGCTCACGCTACACTGAACATGCCAGCACCAGCACTAGTGACAACGATAGGGCTGATGACAAGTACTTCAAATGTGATGTCTGTGGGCAGCTTTTCAGTGATCGCCTGTCCCTTGCTAGACACCAGAATACTCATACTGGCTGA